In the genome of Blastopirellula retiformator, the window GGCGATTTCTCTATTTACCTGCTTCCGGCCGTCGGCGCGACGCCGGCATTTTGTTCTCACCCGAACAAGCGAAACTGTGACACGACTTCACCTGCTTACTCCGCTCGGCCTTGCTTGCGCGCTGGTGCTTACTGGTTGCCGCACCGATCCGAACATGGAACTGCTGGAGCGCGATCTGCGCTACCTAGAGGACAAGGTCTACACGCTGCAGGACGTCGTCGAACAAAAGGACTCCGAGATCAACTCGATCCGCCGCGAGAACCAGACGCTCCGCAAGCGACTCGGTTTGCCCGACCTGAATGATGATTTCCAGTCGTATAACGACCTTCCCACCACCCCCGAGATGCTAGCAACCGGGCTGCAACCGGTGCATGCCGCGCCGCCGCTGCAAGCGCCGACGCTGGACTTGGGAATGGCGCTCGACGCCGAAGAGGCGGAGGTGATCGATCGTCACGTCACCGCCATCCACATCAACCCTCGCTTGACCGGCGGCTATGACTTTGACAAGCAGCCGGGCGACGAAGGGGTGATGGTCGTCATCGAACCTCGCAATCGCAACGGCCAGTACGTCGACGAGACCGGGCAGCTGTCGATCGTCGTGCTCGATCCGCAGAAAGAAGGCAAAGACGCGTATGTCGCCCGCTGGGACTTCGAGTCGTACGAAGCGCAAGAGAAGATGAAGCGGTCGCTGCTAGGGAAGGGGATTCATCTGCAATTGCCCTGGCCCGGCGGCTATCCCGAAAGCGAGACGCTGGTGCTATTCGTTCGCTACGAAACGCCGGATGGTCGCAAGATCGAGCAGAAGAAAGAAATCCGCGTCAAGTTGCCGCTGAAGATCTCGTCACGCTGGACGCCGGCGATGCAAGAGCTACAGCCGCGAATGACGCAGGCCCCGCGGGTCAATGTGCCGTCGACCTTGGATCTTTCGCCAGAAGAAGCGTCGGCCACACCGGCCGCTCGCACGGCGACGGCCCCCGAGTGGAAGCCGTATCGCTAAAGCGCGATGGCGAACGAGTCGCTCATCGCGCTGCGATTGAGTCCGTCAATGCTTAGGCGTCGGCAACGGTCACTTGGACCATCTTATCGCCTTGCTTGATCGCGTCGACCACGTCCTGGCCTTCGATCACTTTGCCGAAGACGGAGTGCTTGCCATCGAGCCAATCGGTCTTCACGTGGGTGATGAAGAACTGCGAGCCGTTGGTGTTGGGGCCCGAGTTCGCCATCGACAACACGCCAGGACCGTCATGCTTCAGGTCGGGGTGAAACTCGTCTTCAAACTTGTAGCCTGGGCCGCCGGTGCCGGTACCTTGCGGGCAGCCGGTTTGAACCATGAAGTCGTTGATGACGCGATGGAACTTCAGGCCGTTGTAGAAGCCGTCGCTGGCCAACTTCTCGAAGTTGGCGACCGTCTTCGGCGCCTTGTCGTCTTGCAACTGAATCTTGATCGTACCTTTGTCGGTCTCGATAGTGGCGACCTTCATCGGATCTCCTCTCGCTTGCGCTAATTAAGACGGGGTGCAGATTTGCATTCTCTATTTTACCGCCATATCGCTTCCCGCGTAACCAGTCGAAACCCCTCTCTAGCTCACGCGGCAGGCTAGTTTTACGGCTTAATCAGTTGCACGAAGAACCCCTCGTGGGCAAAGCGACGGAACCAGTCGGGCAGTTGGCGGGCGAGCGCATCAATGTCGTCGGTTTGCTGAGCCGCTTGTTCGATCGAATCACCGACCGTCTCTCCCTGCATCAGCGACTGCAGCAGCAGGAACTCGCCTTGCACGAGCGGAACCCGCCGCACCACATAGTCGCGCCGCGACAGCGCCAACCAAGTTGGCTTGGCCGCGGGAATCGACAACGGCTCGCCTGCGCGAAACGCCGTGAAGTAGTCGTTCACGGCAAAGCGATAGGCGTGCAAATTCAAACAAGGCGCCGCGATCAACCGACACTCGGGCCATTCGTCCAGCGCGACTCTCGCAAGGTCATCCGGCGAGATCACGCCGCTCTCTTCGGCGCCTGGCCCGTCAAACGTTTGTGCGACGTTCCATTCAAAGGACGCCAGGTCAATTAAAAAGTCAGCCCAGCCCGGTTCACCATCTTCCGTGGCTGGTCGCGTCGCATCGAGGTGCTCGACAAACCGATCGGCCAGTCGCGAAAGCGTATAGCTGGTCGACGGCCGCTTATCGAGATAATCGAGCGCGAACCCATCAAACAACTCTTGCCCGAGCGTCTCGACCAGCGCCGGAAACTGCTCGCGCATACACTCGACCAACCGGGCGAAGTAAGCGTTACCGTAGACCTGCAACCGCTGCAGACTGGTCCGCTTCTCGCTTGGCTCGATCACCTGTTCGATCTGCTCGCTCGAGACGTCGATCCACTGCCGCGCGGCGTCGGCGTCCACGCCGGTCGAAACTCCGCCGGGACACGAGATCACGCTCTGCATCCAGCGCTGCAGCTTCGCAAGTTGAACCGGCTCGCTCATTCGATCTCCGGCGCGACAAAGTGCAACGGATGCGGAGCATGAACTTCGCCGCTGGGCGCTTCGGCCGCCGCCGGCATCTCGCCCAACTGCGCGGTGATGTGCCCGCGGGCTTTTAGCACCTCGGCATGCAGCACGTCAAACGGCGGAATGTTGGCGTCCCATTCCAGCAACGTCGATGCACCGCCAGTCAATTCATAGGCCAGCCGATAGAGCTTCCAAACGGGATCAATCACCGCGGCGTCGTGCGTGTCGATGCAGTAGTCGCCCATGTTGGTGTGGCCGGCCAGATGGAACTGGACGACGCGCTCGTGCGGCACTCCGCGGATATACGTTTCGGGATCAAAGTCATGATTGACGCCGGAGACGTAGACGTTGTTCACGTCGAGTAACAAACCGCAATCGGCCTCATTGGCCATCGCCGAAAGGAACTCCCACTCGGTCATCGTCGACGACGCGAAGGTGACGTACGAACTAGGATCTTCCAGCACCAGCGGCCGCTCTAGGAACTCCTGCACCGTTTTGATCCGCTCAACAACATGAGCCAGCGACTCTTCGTTGTACGGAATCGGCAACAGGTCGTGCGAGTTGCGGCCGGCTACTCCGGTCCAGCAGAGATGGTCGGAGATCCAGCGAGCGTCGATGTCGCCCGACAGGCGTTTCAGCTTGGCCAGGTAGCCGAAGTCGAGCGGGTCGGTACTGCCGATCGACAGCGAGACCCCATGCATGACGATCGGATACCGCTCGGCAATTTGGTCGAGCACATACCGCGGTCGCCCTTGCGTATCGATGTAGTTTTCCGAGATGATCTCGAACCAATCGACCGCCGGCCAATGCTGCAGGATGTGGCCGAAGTGGGCGGCGCGGAGGCCGACGCCGAGTCCCAGGTTTGGATGGCCGAGCCGCGCGGCGGTCATGGCGTTCTCATCGTGATGCGTTTGCCCGGCGCGGAACATGTTCCCGAGACGGACGGGAATCAACTTGCCTAAAAGGCGGAACTACTCGGCCGGGGCCGGTTTGACCTCTTTGCCTGCGGCTTTCATCTCGGCTTCAAACTTTTCGCGAGCGCCTTGCCAGGCGCCTTCCATCAGCGGAATCGCGCAGCCACCTTTCCCTTTGCACTCGTTCGTGCCAACTTCCTGACCGCAGCCGCCTTGGCCCTTGCACTCGTTGTGACCGCCGCAGGCATGCGGCTCTAGTGACGAACAAGCGCCAGCGCCGGCACATTCGTTTTCGCCCCCTTTGCCTTTCCCTTTGCATTCGTTCAGCCCACGGCAAAGGTGGAATTCGGCCGGCTTGTCGGCAGCCGCCGCAGCGCCATCGCCAGCGGCGACGTCGGTTTTGGTCTCGCCGCAACCAAGCGAAACCCCACCAACCATTCCGCCCAGGGCGGCGGCCGAAAGGCGGTTGAAGTCGCGACGATCGAGTTGACGCTTGTTGTTGGTGCTCATGATTCCATGTTCCTGATGGGAGTAGAGAAGTTGTTCGTGGATAGGGGTTTCCTACCGTCCTGGCGCCACGTTGGCAAGTCTAGCGACCGCCCCCGAGGGACAGCTGTGGCGCACAGTACAAAGTTTCGGTTAAATTCAGGCGATTCCGTCGGTGGCCGCTCAAGTTCGAGTGTCTTCGGTCGGGCGGTTCAATTCTAATGAGGATCGTGCGAAGGATCGCTTTCGCTTCGCGTAAGGTTACCAGCTTTCCCAGCGGCAAGGGCCTGTGGAAGCTCGTTTCAGGCCAGTTCCCATGAATTCCATACCCCCACCATCGACGCCCGGTTCGACGCTGAGGTATCTCTATAACCTCTTTACCGACCTCTTCTTCGGACCGAATTTCCGCTTCAAAGATAACCTGTTGCAAGGGATCATCGTCGCGGCGTTCTTCGCGATGGGAGCCTCCTACGGCCTGTTGATCGCAGAAGACAAATACCAGGGATTTCTGATCGGCAGCCTGATCGGAATCGTCTCCGGGGCGCTGGGTAGTGGGTTCTCGCTGATGATCTTCCGCGGGCTACGGCACCTGCGGGGGCGTCATGATTAAATAATGAATTTTTCTGGGTGAAGTTCGGATTCGCGTTGGCTTGCCGTGGATCTGGCGGACAAGTGCGTGACTTTGGACGCCGATAAGCGCCGCTTGGCAGCTAACAGTTACCCACAATGCGCGGTTTCCCCAACTTTTGGTCTGTTCGGCGGCAGACCCCTACGCCCGTTGTGATGCAGTTTTAAGGGCAGTATAATCGCCTTCTTCTCATACTGGTTTCGTACACGATCAACGGGACCAGCGACGGATCAAAACTAGCGACGGACCCGCTGAAACAGCTTATACAGGCGGAGATCGAAACGTCCGCTTGAAGTCGATACATCACTAGAAGCGTTCGCGTCGCACGTGGTCAGACACCCCAGACCGCGGCGCAAGTTCAAGGAGAAATGACAGTGGCAGTTCGTGTTGCAATCAATGGTTTTGGACGCATCGGTCGTTTGACCTTCCGCAATCTCATCGCCCGTGGCGAAGAGTTCGAAGTGGTCGCGATCAACGATCTTACTGACAACAAGATGCTGGCGAACTTGCTGAAGTACGACAGCACGCACCGCCGCTTCCCGGGCACCGTCGAATACGACGCCGAAGGCCTGACCGTCAACGGCACGAAGATCAAGGTCTTCGAAGAACGTAATCCGGCCGCGCTGCCGTGGGGCGACATGGGCGTTGACGTCGTCGTCGAAAGCACCGGCGTCTTCACCTCGCGCAAGACCGACGCCAAGCCGGGTTACGACTCGCACCTGGACGCCGGCGCCAAGAAGGTCGTCCTCAGCGCTCCGGCCAAGGACGCTCCTGACTTGACCTGCGTGCTGGGCGTCAACGACAACGAACTGACCGCCGACATGAAGACGGTCTCCAACGCCAGCTGCACGACCAACTGCCTGGCTCCGGTCGCCAAGGTCCTGAACGACAAGTTCGGCCTGGTCAATGGCTTGATGACCACCATCCACGCCTACACCAACGACCAACAGGTCCTCGACCTGCCGCACGCCGACCCGTATCGCGCTCGCGCCGCGGCCCTCAACATCATTCCGACCTCGACCGGCGCCGCCAAAGCGGTCGGTCTGGTGATTCCGGCCCTGAAGGGCAAGCTGACCGGTATCTCGATGCGAGTTCCGGTTCCGACCGGCAGCGTCGTCGACCTGACCGCCAACCTCGAGAAGTCGGTCACTAAGGAAGAGATCAACGCCGCGATGAAGGAAGCCGCCGAAGGCCCGCTGAAGGGCATTCTGTGCTACACCGAAGATCCGATCGTCTCGACCGACATCATCGGCGACCCGCACAGCTCGATCTTCGCCGCGCCGCTGACCGACGTCATGAACGGCACCATGGTGAAGATCGTCTCGTGGTACGACAACGAAGCCGGCTACTCGGCTCGCGCCGCCGACCTGGTCGCCAAGTTGGGCAACATGTAATCGTTGCAACCGCGACGGAAACGTACAAAACCCTCGCTGCAGTCGCAGCGAGGGTTTTTTTGTGCGCACGTTCGAACTAATTTGGATATTACCTACTGGCGCTTCGTCACAGCCGGCGACGCCGGTAATCGCCCCTCCAATCGAACTCGGGCCAGGGAACGCACCCCCCGACCAGCCAGGAGTCTCCTCCTCATGCCGAAAACGACCCGCCGCACCGCCATCAAAGCGATGGCCGCCGGAACCGCCTTGATCAGCCTGCAAAAGTCGACCGCCCAGGCGCAAAACTCCGCCGCTAAGAAGTCGGTCAGCCGGCTCGAGAATCGCCACGACCGCGTCTGGCTGGGCGAAGAGTATTGGGCCAACCCGATGGAAGACTGGCGAATCGTCGACGGCGCCGCCGAGTGCCAATCGACCGGCGGGGATCGCAACGTCCACTTGCTCACCCATCAGCTGACCAACAATGGCGGCGCCTTCCAGATGTCGGTTCGCCTGCGTCAGGTCGCCATTAATCAAGAAGACGCTGGCGCCGGCTTCCGCATCGGCGTTCGTAGCGACATCAACGAGCACCGCAGCAACTGCTTTGCGAAGAACGGCATCAACGCCGGCATCATTGGCGATCAGCTCGTTCTGGCTGGCGCCAAAAAGCCGCTCTCGGGCAAGGTCGACGGCCAAGAGATCCAACTCAAACTCTCCGGCAAACCCTCCGGCAAAGGCTATCAACTGACGCTGGTCGCTTCGACGCCTGGCAGCGACAAGCCGCTCGCCACGCTCACCGAGACCGTCCCAGTCGGCGCCGTGCTCGGCAACGTCTCGATCGTCAGCAACTACAACAAGGCGCCTGCCAACAAGCGGGGCGCTCGCTATCGCTTTGAGGACTGGCAAGTCGCCGGCGACGCGCTGACCGAAACGACCGACAACAAATTCGGCCCGATCCTCTGGTCGATGTATTCGCTGAGCGACTCCCGCAGTGACGAAGGCTTCGTGCTGAAGCTGAGCGCCCTGACCGGCCCGCTCGGCAAAGACGATAACAAGCAAGTCGAACTGCTGGTCGAACAGGATGGCGATTGGAAGTCGCTCGGCATGGCCGAGCTCGATCCGGATGCCTGGGTCGCGACTTTCCGCGTTCCGAACTGGGACGAAAAGACCGCCACGCCGTTCAAGTTGGTCTATCGCGAAAGCCTGACCGATGGCGGCGTCAGCGAGTCGGATTGGACCGGTACCGTCCGGGCCAACCCGGTTGGTCGTCCGCTGCGGTTTGGAGCGCTGACCTGTCAAAACGATTACGCCTTTCCTTACGAGCCGGTCGCCAACAACCTGCTGGCGCTCGATCCCGACATTCTCTACTTCTCTGGCGATCAACTGTACGAGAACCATGGCGGTTACGGGCTGATTCGCGAACCGGCCGATCCGGCGATCCTCAACTACCTGCGGAAGTACTACCAACATGGTTGGTCGTTCCGCGAGCCGATGCGCGATCGGCCAACGCTCTGTCTGCCGGATGATCATGACGTCTTCCAGGGGAACATCTGGGGTGAAGGGGGTAAGGCGATGATCAGCGGCGATACCTCCAGCGCCGGCGGTTATCGCGAGCCCGCCAAGATGGTCAACGTCGTTCACAAGACCAACTGTGCCCATCATCCCGATCCGTACGATCCGGCGCCTTGTCTGCAAGACATCAGCGTCTACTACGGCGACGTCGTCTATGGCGGCGTCAGCTTCGCCGTGATCGCCGATCGCCAGTGGAAGACCGGCCCCGACCATGTCGATACCGGCGGCGGTCGTCCCGATCATGTGCCTGATCCCGAATTCGACACCTCGAAGCTCGACAAGCCGGGCCTGGTCTTGCTAGGCGAACGGCAAGAGGAGTTCCTGCAAAAATGGGTCGACGATTGGCGCGGGCACAACATGAAAGTAGTCCTCAGTCAAACGGTCTTCGCCGGCGTCGCCACGCATCATGGCGGCTTTGACGGCTACCTGAAGGCCGACCTCGACTGCGGCGGTTGGCCCCAAACGCCGCGTAACCGGGCGGTCAACATCCTCCGCAAGGCGATGCCGCTGCACATCAATGGCGACCAGCACCTGACGACGATGGTGCAGTACGGCGTCGACAAGCAACGCGACAGCTTTTGGTCGTTCTGCTCGCCGGCGATCGCCGTCGGCTATCCGCGGTGGTGGCGTCCCGACGAACTTGGCATGCCGCACGAAAACCGCCCCAAACATGGTTTGCCCAACACCGGCGAGTTCATCGACGGCCTCGGCAACAAGGCGTACGTCTACGCGGTCGGCAACCCGGAAGTCGCCAGCAAACGGAACCGCTACGAGCGGGCTCACCAAAAGGGAAGCGGTTTCGGCATCGTCACCATTGATACTGCAGCCAAGACCTACAAGATCGAGTCCTTCCGCTTCCTGGTCGACGCGACCGACGGCAAGCCCGAAAGCCAATTCCCCGGCTGGCCGATCACCCTGCAGCAAAAGGAAAACGGTGGCCAGAACGTGATTGGCTGACCAAAGCGGAAGTTATGCTACGCAACCTGCGCTGCGGACCAGTGGACCGGACCGTGGCGCATTTTTTTTTGACCTCGCGGGCTACGATCGGACTGGACCGCTCGCGCACGTTTTTTTCTTCAGCCCCAAAGGGGCGCCGCTAAAGTAGCCCTGGGTGTGTCGATCGATCCAATGCCTAAGCCCCACGGGACGATCTAACTGAAAGCACGC includes:
- a CDS encoding peptidylprolyl isomerase, with product MKVATIETDKGTIKIQLQDDKAPKTVANFEKLASDGFYNGLKFHRVINDFMVQTGCPQGTGTGGPGYKFEDEFHPDLKHDGPGVLSMANSGPNTNGSQFFITHVKTDWLDGKHSVFGKVIEGQDVVDAIKQGDKMVQVTVADA
- a CDS encoding HvfC/BufC N-terminal domain-containing protein, with product MSEPVQLAKLQRWMQSVISCPGGVSTGVDADAARQWIDVSSEQIEQVIEPSEKRTSLQRLQVYGNAYFARLVECMREQFPALVETLGQELFDGFALDYLDKRPSTSYTLSRLADRFVEHLDATRPATEDGEPGWADFLIDLASFEWNVAQTFDGPGAEESGVISPDDLARVALDEWPECRLIAAPCLNLHAYRFAVNDYFTAFRAGEPLSIPAAKPTWLALSRRDYVVRRVPLVQGEFLLLQSLMQGETVGDSIEQAAQQTDDIDALARQLPDWFRRFAHEGFFVQLIKP
- the bufB gene encoding MNIO family bufferin maturase, with protein sequence MIPVRLGNMFRAGQTHHDENAMTAARLGHPNLGLGVGLRAAHFGHILQHWPAVDWFEIISENYIDTQGRPRYVLDQIAERYPIVMHGVSLSIGSTDPLDFGYLAKLKRLSGDIDARWISDHLCWTGVAGRNSHDLLPIPYNEESLAHVVERIKTVQEFLERPLVLEDPSSYVTFASSTMTEWEFLSAMANEADCGLLLDVNNVYVSGVNHDFDPETYIRGVPHERVVQFHLAGHTNMGDYCIDTHDAAVIDPVWKLYRLAYELTGGASTLLEWDANIPPFDVLHAEVLKARGHITAQLGEMPAAAEAPSGEVHAPHPLHFVAPEIE
- the gap gene encoding type I glyceraldehyde-3-phosphate dehydrogenase, with product MAVRVAINGFGRIGRLTFRNLIARGEEFEVVAINDLTDNKMLANLLKYDSTHRRFPGTVEYDAEGLTVNGTKIKVFEERNPAALPWGDMGVDVVVESTGVFTSRKTDAKPGYDSHLDAGAKKVVLSAPAKDAPDLTCVLGVNDNELTADMKTVSNASCTTNCLAPVAKVLNDKFGLVNGLMTTIHAYTNDQQVLDLPHADPYRARAAALNIIPTSTGAAKAVGLVIPALKGKLTGISMRVPVPTGSVVDLTANLEKSVTKEEINAAMKEAAEGPLKGILCYTEDPIVSTDIIGDPHSSIFAAPLTDVMNGTMVKIVSWYDNEAGYSARAADLVAKLGNM
- a CDS encoding alkaline phosphatase D family protein, with the translated sequence MPKTTRRTAIKAMAAGTALISLQKSTAQAQNSAAKKSVSRLENRHDRVWLGEEYWANPMEDWRIVDGAAECQSTGGDRNVHLLTHQLTNNGGAFQMSVRLRQVAINQEDAGAGFRIGVRSDINEHRSNCFAKNGINAGIIGDQLVLAGAKKPLSGKVDGQEIQLKLSGKPSGKGYQLTLVASTPGSDKPLATLTETVPVGAVLGNVSIVSNYNKAPANKRGARYRFEDWQVAGDALTETTDNKFGPILWSMYSLSDSRSDEGFVLKLSALTGPLGKDDNKQVELLVEQDGDWKSLGMAELDPDAWVATFRVPNWDEKTATPFKLVYRESLTDGGVSESDWTGTVRANPVGRPLRFGALTCQNDYAFPYEPVANNLLALDPDILYFSGDQLYENHGGYGLIREPADPAILNYLRKYYQHGWSFREPMRDRPTLCLPDDHDVFQGNIWGEGGKAMISGDTSSAGGYREPAKMVNVVHKTNCAHHPDPYDPAPCLQDISVYYGDVVYGGVSFAVIADRQWKTGPDHVDTGGGRPDHVPDPEFDTSKLDKPGLVLLGERQEEFLQKWVDDWRGHNMKVVLSQTVFAGVATHHGGFDGYLKADLDCGGWPQTPRNRAVNILRKAMPLHINGDQHLTTMVQYGVDKQRDSFWSFCSPAIAVGYPRWWRPDELGMPHENRPKHGLPNTGEFIDGLGNKAYVYAVGNPEVASKRNRYERAHQKGSGFGIVTIDTAAKTYKIESFRFLVDATDGKPESQFPGWPITLQQKENGGQNVIG